Proteins encoded together in one Sceloporus undulatus isolate JIND9_A2432 ecotype Alabama chromosome 4, SceUnd_v1.1, whole genome shotgun sequence window:
- the LAD1 gene encoding ladinin-1 isoform X1, whose product MALGRKSWSALSSLAQQWSAEDEEEQERERRRRHRQLSSVSEVKEEMTNTNSNTVQAVKDQNSISQMPNRFRNSSETKPLKLWSSKLENDSTLVDVINKQEDNRVRRRVEMFNNANQDKKETVSVKKLEKKTTELKAKTSSEPAQEQKCPIVEKYEGRIEQKDILEEKQQNMAQGKKGTTLEVHKNLGQEEDTLLEKHGNLDQEEKECHIDQNEVFREEQKTLNSHVSPRLTSVQNEVATKEPQRTSWERKSISRLEVKIQPRVRNFIEASVTTSASGPQATERNIPKLDNEAESSVSGQAASEVPLLGSRPLITYSSSFKRITPRTISFRVVSRKDKQDDALSRSASMRLPANTAKLEEKLEKYTSAVQRAGSIKLPPSARRNFQPLSEGVASKRSIFEASVPSQAEPVTLARKESLKIPGGVTSRINLWISRTQEPGKDEGTKDIRRTVNTTQRSQWGKQSDDS is encoded by the exons CTTAGCCCAGCAATGGAGTGCTgaagatgaggaagaacaggAGAGGGAGCGCAGGCGAAGACACAGGCAACTGAGCTCTGTCTCtgaagtaaaagaagaaatgacCAACACAAATTCAAACACAGTGCAAGCAGTCAAGGACCAGAATTCAATCAGTCAAATGCCAAatag ATTCCGTAATTCATCGGAGACAAAGCCATTAAAGCTGTGGAGCTCAAAGCTGGAAAATGACAGCACGCTGGTAGATGTGATAAATAAACAGGAAGACAATAGGGTAAGGAGGAGAGTAGAAATGTTCAATAATGCAAATCAAGACAAGAAGGAGACAGTGAGTGTCAAGAAGTTAGAAAAGAAAACTACTGAACTGAAAGCAAAGACTTCTTCAGAGCCAGCTCAAGAGCAGAAATGTCCAATAGTGGAGAAGTATGAAGGCCGCATTGAGCAAAAAGACATTTTAGAAGAAAAGCAGCAGAACATGGCTCAGGGGAAAAAAGGGACAACTTTGGAAGTGCATAAAAACCTGGGTCAGGAAGAAGACACACTTTTGGAGAAACATGGAAACTTGGACCAGGAAGAGAAGGAATGCCATATAGACCAGAATGAAGTATTTAGAGAGGAGCAGAAAACTTTGAATTCACATGTGTCTCCAAGACTAACTTCAGTCCAGAATGAGGTGGCTACAAAGGAGCCTCAGCGAACTTCCTGGGAGCGTAAGAGCATCAGCCGACTTGAGGTGAAAATTCAACCAAGAGTGAGGAATTTCATTGAAGCTTCTGTAACTACCTCTGCCTCTGGGCCACAG GCCACAGagagaaatattccaaaattggaTAATGAGGCTGAAAGCTCTGTCTCTGGCCAAGCTGCATCTGAGGTTCCCCTACTAGGCTCTCGGCCACTGATTACCTACAGTAGCTCATTCAAACGGATCACTCCAAGAACAATCTCATTCCGG GTGGTCTCCAGGAAGGACAAGCAGGATGATGCATTAAGCAGAAG TGCCAGCATGAGACTTCCAGCAAATACAGCTAAACTTGAGGAGAAGCTAGAGAAATATACATCTGCTGTTCAG AGAGCAGGTTCAATTAAGTTGCCTCCTTCAGCTCGGAGAAATTTCCAGCCACTTTCAGAGGGTGTGGCCAGCAAGCGAAGCATCTTTGAAGCCAGTGTTCCTAGCCAGGCTGAGCCTGTCACCCTTGCCCGGAAG GAGAGCCTAAAAATCCCAGGTGGAGTCACATCTCGGATCAATCTCTGGATCAGTCGAACTCAGGAGCCTGGCAAGGATGAAGGAACCAAG
- the LAD1 gene encoding ladinin-1 isoform X2, which produces MTNTNSNTVQAVKDQNSISQMPNRFRNSSETKPLKLWSSKLENDSTLVDVINKQEDNRVRRRVEMFNNANQDKKETVSVKKLEKKTTELKAKTSSEPAQEQKCPIVEKYEGRIEQKDILEEKQQNMAQGKKGTTLEVHKNLGQEEDTLLEKHGNLDQEEKECHIDQNEVFREEQKTLNSHVSPRLTSVQNEVATKEPQRTSWERKSISRLEVKIQPRVRNFIEASVTTSASGPQATERNIPKLDNEAESSVSGQAASEVPLLGSRPLITYSSSFKRITPRTISFRVVSRKDKQDDALSRSASMRLPANTAKLEEKLEKYTSAVQRAGSIKLPPSARRNFQPLSEGVASKRSIFEASVPSQAEPVTLARKESLKIPGGVTSRINLWISRTQEPGKDEGTKDIRRTVNTTQRSQWGKQSDDS; this is translated from the exons atgacCAACACAAATTCAAACACAGTGCAAGCAGTCAAGGACCAGAATTCAATCAGTCAAATGCCAAatag ATTCCGTAATTCATCGGAGACAAAGCCATTAAAGCTGTGGAGCTCAAAGCTGGAAAATGACAGCACGCTGGTAGATGTGATAAATAAACAGGAAGACAATAGGGTAAGGAGGAGAGTAGAAATGTTCAATAATGCAAATCAAGACAAGAAGGAGACAGTGAGTGTCAAGAAGTTAGAAAAGAAAACTACTGAACTGAAAGCAAAGACTTCTTCAGAGCCAGCTCAAGAGCAGAAATGTCCAATAGTGGAGAAGTATGAAGGCCGCATTGAGCAAAAAGACATTTTAGAAGAAAAGCAGCAGAACATGGCTCAGGGGAAAAAAGGGACAACTTTGGAAGTGCATAAAAACCTGGGTCAGGAAGAAGACACACTTTTGGAGAAACATGGAAACTTGGACCAGGAAGAGAAGGAATGCCATATAGACCAGAATGAAGTATTTAGAGAGGAGCAGAAAACTTTGAATTCACATGTGTCTCCAAGACTAACTTCAGTCCAGAATGAGGTGGCTACAAAGGAGCCTCAGCGAACTTCCTGGGAGCGTAAGAGCATCAGCCGACTTGAGGTGAAAATTCAACCAAGAGTGAGGAATTTCATTGAAGCTTCTGTAACTACCTCTGCCTCTGGGCCACAG GCCACAGagagaaatattccaaaattggaTAATGAGGCTGAAAGCTCTGTCTCTGGCCAAGCTGCATCTGAGGTTCCCCTACTAGGCTCTCGGCCACTGATTACCTACAGTAGCTCATTCAAACGGATCACTCCAAGAACAATCTCATTCCGG GTGGTCTCCAGGAAGGACAAGCAGGATGATGCATTAAGCAGAAG TGCCAGCATGAGACTTCCAGCAAATACAGCTAAACTTGAGGAGAAGCTAGAGAAATATACATCTGCTGTTCAG AGAGCAGGTTCAATTAAGTTGCCTCCTTCAGCTCGGAGAAATTTCCAGCCACTTTCAGAGGGTGTGGCCAGCAAGCGAAGCATCTTTGAAGCCAGTGTTCCTAGCCAGGCTGAGCCTGTCACCCTTGCCCGGAAG GAGAGCCTAAAAATCCCAGGTGGAGTCACATCTCGGATCAATCTCTGGATCAGTCGAACTCAGGAGCCTGGCAAGGATGAAGGAACCAAG